The following coding sequences are from one Capsicum annuum cultivar UCD-10X-F1 chromosome 3, UCD10Xv1.1, whole genome shotgun sequence window:
- the LOC107866068 gene encoding trans-resveratrol di-O-methyltransferase-like, protein MALSNTNVGDETSEVLAAQAHIANHVLNYVNSMSLKCATQLGIPDIIHSHGRAMPLSDLIDALPVNKAKGQECIYRLMRILIHAGFFIQEEEGYSLTPTSRLLLKDEPLSLAPFVLSQLDPLLVDPWQSLGEWFKNEDSTPFATAHGKPLFEYAGDEPRLNRLFNESMASDARLITSVLIKNGKGIFEGLKSVVDVGGGTGAVGKAISNAFPELKYAVFDLPHVVEGLEGSNNLSYIGGDMFKSVPSADAIFLKWILHDWSDEDCVKILKKCKEAIPSKENGGKLIVIDIVIDNKNRDDKSFETQLFSDVLMMVHVSGKERSEQEWAKLFSDVGFSDYKISPILGLRSVIEVYP, encoded by the exons ATGGCATTGTCTAATACTAATGTTGGAGATGAAACAAGTGAAGTCCTTGCTGCTCAAGCACACATAGCGAACCATGTACTCAATTACGTCAATTCGATGTCACTCAAATGTGCAACTCAGCTTGGAATTCCAGATATCATCCATAGCCATGGCCGAGCCATGCCCCTCTCTGATTTAATTGATGCCCTCCCCGTCAACAAAGCCAAAGGTCAGGAGTGTATTTACCGTCTCATGCGTATTCTAATTCATGCAGGCTTCTTTATTCAAGAAGAAGAAGGTTATTCGCTTACTCCAACTTCACGTCTCCTCCTAAAAGACGAGCCATTGAGTCTAGCCCCCTTTGTGCTATCGCAATTAGATCCACTTTTAGTGGATCCATGGCAATCACTCGGTGAATGGTTCAAGAATGAGGACTCTACCCCATTCGCGACTGCTCATGGGAAGCCGTTGTTTGAATATGCAGGGGATGAACCAAGGCTTAACCGTTTATTTAACGAATCCATGGCTAGTGATGCACGGTTGATCACGAGTGTGTTGATTAAAAATGGTAAGGGGATTTTTGAAGGGTTGAAATCAGTGGTGGACGTTGGGGGCGGCACAGGAGCCGTGGGGAAAGCCATTTCTAATGCATTTCCAGAGTTGAAGTACGCTGTCTTCGATCTGCCCCATGTAGTTGAAGGCTTGGAAGGGAGCAACAACTTGAGCTATATTGGAGGAGACATGTTTAAGTCGGTTCCTTCTGCTGATGCAATTTTCCTAAAG TGGATATTACATGACTGGAGCGACGAAGATTGTgttaaaatattgaagaaatgtaAAGAAGCAATTCCAAGCAAGGAGAATGGAGGAAAGCTGATCGTCATTGACATTGTGATTGATAACAAGAACAGAGATGACAAATCATTTGAAACTCAATTGTTTTCAGACGTACTCATGATGGTTCACGTTTCTGGAAAAGAAAGAAGTGAACAAGAATGGGCAAAACTCTTCTCCGATGTTGGTTTTAGTGATTATAAGATTAGTCCTATCTTGGGGTTAAGGTCTGTTATTGAGGTTTACCCTTAA